GCGCCCGACAGTCGCGACCAGCTCTTCGCGATGATGGCCAACGGCGCCTACGCGCCCGAGAGCCCGCAATACGCTCAGGCGCTCGCCGACGCAGGCTGGACCGCCCTCGAACCGCACGCCGACGGCGTGAGCCTGACGGACCAGCACGGCAACCGGATCCCGATCGATCCCGGGCTGCTGAGCGACGACCGCTCCGGTTTCCATGCCGAGATCTACCAGCACCAGGACGGCGGCTACGTGGTCGCCTATCGCGGCTCGGAACTCGGCAGCGAGCCCAGCCAGCTCATGGACTGGGTGAACAACGGCCAGCAGGGCCTGGGCATGGATGCCTCCCAGTACAGCAGCGCCATCGAACTCGCCAAGCGCGCCGAGCACGTCTTCGGCGATGGCAATGTCGCCCTGACCGGACACTCGCTCGGGGGCGGCCTCGCCTCGGCGGCCTCGCTGGCCACCGGCGCCTCCGCTGTCACCTTCAACAGCTCGGGCCTGAGCAACAACACGCTCGAAAGCCTGGGCTTCAATCCGAATGCGGCGCGCGAAAGCGTGGCCGAAAGCGGCCAGGTGCGTCGCTACGCGGTCAATGGCGATCCGCTCACCGGCGCCCAGGAAGACGTCCCGGCGCTGCCGATCGTCGGCTCGCCGCCCACTGCGGTCGGCCACGCGCTGCGCATCGATCCCCCTGCCGGCACCAGCTTCGGCGGCCTGCACGGCGGCGGCGGTCCGGATGCGGTCTATGTCGAAGCCTTCGACCATGCCAGCCCCACCGATCCCGCGCTCGGCCCGAGCATCGGCGACACCCTCGGCGCGGGCGTGAACCGCGGCATCGACACCGCCGGCGACACCCTCGCCACCGGCATGGAGTCGCTCGGTGATCTGATGCGCAACGGCCCTGGCGCGACGCCGCGGAGCTGGGTGGTGGGCAGTCTGCTCAATGGCGCCAGCAGCGTGGTCAACGCTGGCACCGACGCCCTCGGAGACGTGGTCGGCGCGACCACCGCGTTCGGCACCGACACCCTGGTGGCGGGCGTGACCGCAGTCGGCGACCTGCAGTTCAACGCGCTCGCGTCGGGCATCCGCGAGGTGGTCGATCTGGGCGGGGACCTGGCGGGCACGGCCTCCGAACTGGGAACCGGGTTCGGTGAGTTCATCGCCGGCGTGGCAGAAGGCAAGGGCATCGCGGCGAGCTACGGCCTGCTGGGCGATGTGGCCGACGCCAGCATCGGCACCGTCGGCGACGTGCTCGACGGCGCGGTCAGCCTGGCCGGCGAGACCGCGCAGAACACCGCGAATGCGACCGGTGGCTTCGTGCGCGACCTCGGCCGGATCACCGGGCTGCAGACGCCGGCCAATGCGGTTGCCGGCTTCGTCGAGGGCACCGGCGACGTGGTCGGCAACGTGGCCGACGGCATCGCCAGCGCGGTCGACATCGCGACCGACAAGCTCGGCGATGGTGTCGAAGCGGTGGCCGACCTGGCCGGCAACGTGGCCCAGGGCGTCAACGACTTCACCGCCGACGTGGCCCAGGGCGTTGCCAACGGCGCGCGCGATCTCGGACGCGGCATCGCCAACGGTGCAGGCCGCGCGCTCGACGCCCTGAACCCGTTCAACTGATCCCGGGAATGCTTGGCTCACGAGGGACGCCCTGCGCCGCCGCCCGCCTACCGGCTGGGCGGCACGCGCCTGCGCGCGTCTTGACGCCGGCTGCGGCATGCTGCGCGCCATGACCCGTCGCCCACTTCCGCACCTGCTGCTGGCCGCGTCCATGCTCGCGGCCTCCGGCTGCACGCAAGGACACGAATCCATGAGCACCGACGCGCGCGCGTTCGACAACCCCGCACAGGCGCAGTTCGTCGCCGCGTTGCGCAGCGGCAACACCTCACTTGCCCGCGAACTCCTGGCGGCCGGTGCCAATCCGAACGCCACCGACGAAGACGGCACCCCCGCGCTGAACTGGCTGATCCGCCAGGGCGACCGGGATGCCGTCCGTATGCTGCTCGAACTCGGCGCCGACCCCACACGCGGGGACGCCAAGGGCCGTACCGCGCTGCACGAAGCCGCGATGTCCAGCGATCCGGAGTGGATCGATCTGTTGCTCGCGCACGGCGTCGCGGTCGACGTGCCCAATACCCGCAACGGCCAGACGCCGTTGTTCGACGCGCTGCGCGCGCGTGAGCCCGACAACATCGACCGCCTGCTCGCGGCCGGTGCACGGGTCGACGTGCGCGACCGCAGCGGCACCACGCCCCTGCACCAGGCCGCGCTGGTCAACGACATCCCGTCGGTCCGGCGCTTCATGGAGGCCGGCGCCGATCCGCACGCGACCGACGAAACCGGCGCCACCGTGGCCAGCTATCTCTATGACGGCGATCCCGCGATGCTGGCCGCCCCGGTGCGCCGCGACCACGAGTGGATCCGCGAGCGGCTGGCCGCGACGCCGACGCACTGAAGCAACGGCTGGGGCCCGCGACTGCGTCTGTGCTGGTCGCAGGTGCTCCGTGCGCCGCCATCCATCCGCGCATCCGCCGCTGGTCAGGCGCATGCAGCGCACGCGGTGCCACGCAGGTGTGCCATGCCCGCGCCGTCACCGGTGCGGCCGTCGCAATGGCCGTAGCATCGTTCAAAGCCGCGGGAGCAGCGCGCTGCCCGGCCCAGGCGCTGGCGCGGAATCCGCCGGCCCATCCGCGAGACATCCACACCGGTGACCGCCGCCTTGCTGGCTTCATCGTCGGCGCGCCAAGATGACCCTCTTTGATCCCGGGTCGGCCCATGCCCAGTCTGTCCAAGCGGCGCAAATGGATTCTGGTCGTGGTGGTGGCCATAGCCCTGCTGGTCGTGCTGATTCTGGTGTCGAGACTGCGCGGGCCCGCGCTGCCCGGCTATGACGTGGTCAGCGGGCCGCTGGTGCAGAACGTCGTCGCCACCGGTCGCGCGGAGGCGCCGTCGCGGGTACGGGTGGGCGCGGAGATTTCCGGGCTGGTGCTGGAACGCCGGGTGATGGAAGGCGATCGCGTCGCCCCTGGCGACCTGCTGGTGGTGCTGCGCGCGGCGGATCTCGAAGCCCGCCGCGACGAAGCCCGGGCCGCGCTTGCCGCGCTGCGCGAGTCCGAGCGGCCGGATGCCGAGGCGCGTCTGCGCCAGGCACGCGCCGACCTCGCCCAGGCCGAGCGCGACCTCGCACGTCGCCGCGAACTCGGCCAGGCGCAGCTGGTCTCGCGCGAAAGCGTGGAGCAGGCCGCGCAGGCCGTGGTTGCCGCACGTGCGGCGGCCGAGCAGGCCCGCCTCGCGGTCGACGCGCTGTCCGGCGGCCC
The genomic region above belongs to Luteimonas chenhongjianii and contains:
- a CDS encoding DUF2974 domain-containing protein; amino-acid sequence: MVITVADTARLSALPQQSAPPPPPVTTDYRAGVHDLSDSIRGTAPDSRDQLFAMMANGAYAPESPQYAQALADAGWTALEPHADGVSLTDQHGNRIPIDPGLLSDDRSGFHAEIYQHQDGGYVVAYRGSELGSEPSQLMDWVNNGQQGLGMDASQYSSAIELAKRAEHVFGDGNVALTGHSLGGGLASAASLATGASAVTFNSSGLSNNTLESLGFNPNAARESVAESGQVRRYAVNGDPLTGAQEDVPALPIVGSPPTAVGHALRIDPPAGTSFGGLHGGGGPDAVYVEAFDHASPTDPALGPSIGDTLGAGVNRGIDTAGDTLATGMESLGDLMRNGPGATPRSWVVGSLLNGASSVVNAGTDALGDVVGATTAFGTDTLVAGVTAVGDLQFNALASGIREVVDLGGDLAGTASELGTGFGEFIAGVAEGKGIAASYGLLGDVADASIGTVGDVLDGAVSLAGETAQNTANATGGFVRDLGRITGLQTPANAVAGFVEGTGDVVGNVADGIASAVDIATDKLGDGVEAVADLAGNVAQGVNDFTADVAQGVANGARDLGRGIANGAGRALDALNPFN
- a CDS encoding ankyrin repeat domain-containing protein, whose translation is MSTDARAFDNPAQAQFVAALRSGNTSLARELLAAGANPNATDEDGTPALNWLIRQGDRDAVRMLLELGADPTRGDAKGRTALHEAAMSSDPEWIDLLLAHGVAVDVPNTRNGQTPLFDALRAREPDNIDRLLAAGARVDVRDRSGTTPLHQAALVNDIPSVRRFMEAGADPHATDETGATVASYLYDGDPAMLAAPVRRDHEWIRERLAATPTH